The following are encoded together in the Kribbella sp. CA-293567 genome:
- a CDS encoding HD-GYP domain-containing protein, whose protein sequence is MAAANEGLEIRKLGSGVVIVLAGMGLGCAAVVILARAGVTEWSFVLAFGFLIAIGEMVQFKVDRSRNRAPIATSAALGYAMLRGPSVVPSPEVAQIIAVTFMATMAGVAPRAIAGLRWDLVVSCRRVLSVACAAVVFNAVIPADLSWNGSWRHALPLTLAMLLGVLTAGVVDALVGAGQTTEHDNKPFPASLRDELKMMGQIGMAMALGGVLLAAGTSLIGLWAPPLVIVPLLLTQFAFRRFASAQRTYRTTVRSMARSTEIAGFSSPGQNARTASLAVAIGNDLGLTPARMEALEYAALLSGVGQLALADPSPGGASLLRSREERQQAAEIGASIIERSGVLDHVAEIVRHSNDPYRQGRANDSSIPVESGIVNVALAYEQLVGEGTGQTPAKAMENIGLGIGAEYDPVVVESLRRVIGRGFRF, encoded by the coding sequence ATGGCGGCAGCCAACGAGGGGCTCGAGATCCGCAAGCTCGGCAGTGGTGTCGTCATCGTGCTGGCCGGGATGGGACTCGGTTGTGCCGCGGTGGTCATTCTCGCCCGCGCCGGCGTCACCGAGTGGTCTTTCGTGCTGGCCTTCGGCTTCTTGATCGCGATCGGCGAGATGGTGCAGTTCAAAGTCGATCGCAGTCGCAACCGGGCCCCGATCGCCACCAGCGCCGCGCTCGGGTACGCGATGCTGCGGGGACCGTCGGTCGTCCCGTCGCCTGAGGTTGCGCAGATCATCGCGGTGACCTTCATGGCGACCATGGCAGGTGTCGCACCGCGAGCGATCGCGGGTCTGCGCTGGGATCTGGTGGTGTCTTGCCGCAGGGTGCTCTCGGTGGCCTGTGCGGCCGTGGTTTTCAACGCGGTGATCCCCGCCGACCTGTCCTGGAACGGCTCCTGGCGGCATGCGTTGCCGTTGACCCTGGCCATGCTGCTCGGTGTCCTGACCGCCGGTGTCGTCGACGCTCTGGTCGGTGCCGGTCAGACGACCGAGCACGACAACAAACCATTCCCCGCCTCCTTGCGCGACGAGTTGAAAATGATGGGTCAGATCGGGATGGCGATGGCGCTCGGCGGCGTCCTGCTCGCGGCTGGAACCTCGTTGATCGGGCTGTGGGCGCCGCCGCTGGTGATCGTGCCGTTGTTGCTGACGCAGTTCGCGTTCCGGCGGTTCGCGTCGGCGCAGCGGACCTATCGGACGACCGTGCGGTCGATGGCGCGGAGTACGGAGATCGCGGGGTTCAGTAGTCCGGGGCAGAATGCGCGGACCGCGAGTCTGGCGGTGGCGATCGGGAACGATCTCGGGTTGACGCCGGCCCGGATGGAGGCGTTGGAGTACGCCGCGTTGCTGTCCGGGGTGGGGCAGTTGGCGCTGGCGGATCCGAGTCCGGGTGGGGCGTCGTTGCTGCGGAGTCGGGAGGAGCGGCAGCAGGCGGCGGAGATCGGGGCTTCGATCATCGAGCGGTCCGGCGTGCTGGATCACGTGGCCGAGATCGTGCGGCACTCCAACGATCCGTACCGGCAGGGGCGGGCGAACGACTCCTCCATTCCGGTGGAGAGCGGGATCGTCAACGTCGCGCTGGCGTACGAGCAGTTGGTAGGGGAGGGCACGGGGCAGACGCCGGCCAAGGCGATGGAGAACATCGGGCTGGGGATCGGCGCGGAGTACGACCCGGTCGTCGTCGAGTCACTGCGCCGGGTGATCGGCCGCGGGTTTCGGTTCTAG
- a CDS encoding DUF5317 domain-containing protein, giving the protein MLLVLLVMVLAAVAALLTGGRLTDLADNTLSGLHWLAAAASGQILGSLTGGIAYPVGLIGSAACIGVFLRLNLRRPGVALLALGFACNALVVALNGAMPVSLATLARAGINGFVEGPRHELADAATRLPWLGDVVPVALPGLGQAISPGDVLIAAGAGLLVYAGMGGTGRVPVEAPPSWEDLEPKPAADHPAQ; this is encoded by the coding sequence ATGTTGCTGGTTCTGCTCGTCATGGTCCTCGCCGCGGTCGCGGCGCTGCTGACCGGCGGGCGCCTGACGGACTTGGCGGACAACACCCTGTCCGGCCTGCACTGGCTGGCCGCGGCGGCCTCAGGACAGATTCTGGGCTCTCTCACGGGCGGAATCGCGTACCCCGTCGGGTTGATCGGCTCCGCCGCCTGCATCGGCGTCTTCCTGCGCCTCAACCTGCGACGCCCCGGCGTTGCCCTGCTCGCCCTCGGCTTCGCCTGCAACGCCTTGGTGGTGGCCCTGAACGGCGCGATGCCGGTCTCCCTGGCCACCCTGGCCCGCGCCGGCATCAACGGTTTCGTCGAAGGCCCGCGCCACGAGCTTGCCGATGCCGCGACACGGCTGCCCTGGCTCGGAGACGTCGTACCGGTCGCGCTGCCCGGCCTCGGTCAAGCGATCAGCCCAGGCGACGTACTGATCGCCGCGGGCGCCGGCCTGCTCGTGTACGCCGGGATGGGTGGCACCGGCCGCGTCCCGGTCGAAGCACCGCCCAGCTGGGAAGACCTAGAACCGAAACCCGCGGCCGATCACCCGGCGCAGTGA
- the mctP gene encoding monocarboxylate uptake permease MctP produces the protein MNTTVDYVQLTIVVLIFVAVTVMGFMAARWRRTGELDSLDEWGLGGRGFGTFITWFLLGGDLYTAYTFVAVPAAMYATGAISGFFAVPYTIVVYPIIFIFMSRLWSVAHRNGYVTPADFVGGRYGSRGLSLAVAVTGILATMPYIALQLVGMQAVFETMGLGGKNLLEKDLPLLIAFAVLAAYTYSSGLRAPAMIAFVKDGLIYLVIAVAIIYLPHALGGWDSIFEAAKTKFETPNPTTGKPSGALIPGETGYSAYMTLALGSAMALFMYPHSVTAVLSTKDRNVVRRNAAILPAYSLLLGLLALLGFMAIKANVNITGLDGLPNPQLAIPRLFDQEFPAWFAGIAFAAIAVGALVPAAIMSIAAANLFTRNIYRDFLKKDATPAQEAKVSKLASLLVKFGALVFVLGMDKTISLNLQLLGGIWILQTFPAIVVGLFTRWFHRWALLAGWAVAMVFGTIEAYNVINPATKKHFGGSLANIPFTETQVYIGLTAIGINLVITVALTLIFRALKVPEGKDTTHPTDYLADAGDPGVKELPELLDEGGAKPAKA, from the coding sequence ATGAACACCACGGTGGACTACGTCCAGCTCACGATCGTCGTCCTCATCTTCGTCGCGGTCACCGTGATGGGCTTCATGGCGGCCCGCTGGCGGCGTACCGGGGAGCTCGACAGTCTGGACGAGTGGGGTCTGGGTGGACGGGGCTTCGGCACCTTCATCACCTGGTTCCTGCTCGGCGGAGACCTCTACACGGCGTACACCTTCGTCGCGGTGCCGGCCGCGATGTACGCCACCGGCGCGATCAGCGGCTTCTTCGCGGTGCCCTACACGATCGTCGTCTACCCGATCATCTTCATCTTCATGTCCCGGCTCTGGTCGGTCGCGCACCGCAACGGCTACGTGACCCCGGCGGACTTCGTCGGCGGCCGCTACGGCAGCCGTGGCCTCTCGCTGGCGGTCGCCGTCACCGGCATCCTGGCGACCATGCCGTACATCGCGCTGCAGTTGGTCGGCATGCAGGCAGTCTTCGAGACGATGGGCCTGGGCGGCAAGAACCTGCTCGAGAAGGACCTGCCGCTGCTGATCGCCTTCGCCGTCCTGGCGGCGTACACGTACTCCTCGGGGCTGCGCGCGCCGGCCATGATCGCGTTCGTCAAGGACGGCCTGATCTACCTGGTGATCGCGGTCGCGATCATCTACCTGCCGCACGCGCTCGGCGGCTGGGACTCCATCTTCGAGGCGGCCAAGACCAAGTTCGAGACGCCGAACCCGACCACCGGGAAGCCGAGCGGCGCCCTGATCCCGGGTGAGACCGGCTACTCGGCGTACATGACGCTCGCGCTCGGTTCGGCGATGGCGCTGTTCATGTACCCGCACTCGGTGACCGCTGTGCTGTCGACCAAGGACCGCAACGTCGTACGGCGGAACGCGGCGATCCTGCCGGCGTACTCGCTGCTGCTCGGCCTGCTCGCGCTGCTGGGGTTCATGGCGATCAAGGCCAACGTGAACATCACCGGCCTGGACGGGCTGCCGAACCCGCAGCTGGCGATCCCGCGGTTGTTCGACCAGGAGTTCCCCGCCTGGTTCGCCGGCATCGCCTTCGCGGCGATCGCGGTCGGTGCGCTGGTCCCGGCGGCGATCATGTCGATCGCGGCGGCCAACCTGTTCACCCGCAACATCTACCGCGACTTCCTCAAGAAGGACGCCACCCCGGCCCAGGAGGCCAAGGTCTCCAAGCTGGCCTCGCTGCTGGTGAAGTTCGGCGCGCTCGTCTTCGTGCTCGGGATGGACAAGACGATCTCGCTCAACCTGCAGTTGCTGGGCGGAATCTGGATCCTGCAGACCTTCCCGGCGATCGTGGTCGGTCTGTTCACCCGGTGGTTCCACCGCTGGGCGCTGCTGGCCGGCTGGGCGGTCGCGATGGTGTTCGGCACCATCGAGGCCTACAACGTGATCAACCCGGCGACCAAGAAGCACTTCGGTGGTTCGCTGGCGAACATCCCGTTCACCGAGACGCAGGTCTACATCGGGCTCACCGCGATCGGGATCAACCTGGTCATCACCGTCGCGCTGACGCTGATCTTCCGGGCGCTCAAGGTGCCGGAGGGCAAGGACACCACGCATCCCACCGACTACCTCGCGGACGCGGGCGACCCGGGCGTGAAGGAGCTGCCGGAGCTGCTGGACGAGGGCGGCGCGAAGCCGGCCAAGGCGTAG
- a CDS encoding DUF3311 domain-containing protein: MSKLAAVRPGYWIAGVLLTVSVVVPLLVSTYARDEPRLWGFPFFYWYQLLWVFLSAITVSISYQLVMREERKRRAAAGLDAGSSRKEGKR, translated from the coding sequence GTGTCCAAACTTGCCGCGGTCAGACCCGGCTACTGGATCGCCGGAGTACTGCTGACGGTCTCGGTGGTCGTACCGCTTCTAGTCTCCACCTATGCCCGGGACGAACCCCGGTTATGGGGTTTTCCGTTCTTCTACTGGTACCAGCTGCTCTGGGTCTTCCTGTCCGCCATCACGGTGAGCATCTCGTACCAGCTGGTGATGCGGGAGGAGCGTAAGCGACGGGCCGCGGCCGGTCTCGACGCCGGATCCAGCAGGAAGGAGGGCAAGCGATGA
- a CDS encoding endonuclease/exonuclease/phosphatase family protein: protein MDTEAAWNLRRIVLSVLFLLVVALPLYPELYGLDEVTPFTQLVSFRPQLLVLVLVLGVAMLLRWNWRIAAGLVILLALTGGALIAPRDLSKPNPPPAGSRVLTVMAANVLGGGADAAEVAKLISTHKPDIVSLPEAQVDVRQEIEAHLQGLKYNGYTQQANAAVESATSVLVAAGLGSVQFDSEKLDTGKVSAEQPGTPKPGAGAPGAETIGPVQQTSTQFGHIVITGGNLGKLRLIAYHGYPPLPKDVTIWKQDLQIVKDWCSDGPPTILAGDFNATTDHADFRAALGRHCKSVAPSVGAGLQGTWPADRPALFRTQIDHVVATNGLLPGKFRTYDLPGSDHRAVIATVAVPG from the coding sequence ATGGACACAGAGGCGGCCTGGAACCTTCGGCGGATCGTGCTGTCGGTGCTGTTCCTGCTGGTCGTTGCCCTGCCGCTGTATCCGGAGCTGTACGGGCTGGACGAGGTCACCCCGTTCACTCAGCTGGTGTCCTTCCGGCCGCAGCTCCTGGTGCTCGTGCTGGTCTTGGGCGTGGCGATGCTGCTGCGCTGGAACTGGCGGATCGCAGCCGGTCTGGTGATCCTGCTGGCCCTCACCGGCGGCGCGCTGATCGCCCCGCGGGACCTGTCCAAGCCGAATCCACCACCGGCCGGCTCACGGGTTCTGACGGTGATGGCGGCCAATGTGCTGGGCGGCGGCGCCGACGCGGCGGAGGTGGCCAAGCTGATCAGCACCCACAAGCCCGACATCGTCTCGTTGCCGGAGGCCCAGGTCGACGTACGGCAGGAGATCGAGGCGCACCTGCAGGGCCTGAAGTACAACGGCTACACCCAGCAGGCCAACGCGGCCGTGGAGAGCGCCACCAGCGTGCTGGTCGCGGCCGGCCTGGGCAGCGTCCAGTTCGACTCCGAGAAGCTGGACACGGGCAAGGTCAGCGCCGAACAACCCGGTACGCCGAAGCCCGGCGCCGGCGCTCCGGGCGCGGAGACGATCGGGCCGGTGCAGCAGACCAGCACCCAGTTCGGCCACATCGTCATCACCGGCGGCAACCTCGGCAAGCTCCGTCTGATCGCCTACCACGGCTATCCGCCGCTGCCGAAGGACGTGACGATCTGGAAGCAGGACCTGCAGATCGTCAAGGACTGGTGTTCCGACGGCCCGCCGACGATCCTCGCCGGCGACTTCAACGCGACCACCGACCACGCCGACTTCCGCGCCGCCCTCGGCCGCCACTGCAAGAGCGTCGCGCCCTCCGTCGGAGCCGGCCTCCAGGGCACCTGGCCGGCTGATCGTCCAGCCCTCTTCCGCACCCAGATCGACCACGTCGTCGCCACCAACGGCCTTCTCCCCGGCAAGTTCAGGACCTACGACCTGCCGGGCTCCGACCATCGCGCCGTGATCGCGACGGTCGCCGTACCGGGGTAG
- a CDS encoding DUF2785 domain-containing protein — protein sequence MESTYWQDVMAADYAVPHDRALPDLTEELVRGLASTNPQVRDALAYPTLATWLERGVYDDLLPGFGDGLCAGLAYGLGEDGTDTVFRRSFTALTLAEVIHRDNAEFLVHDEVVMRWGDRLATWLLRERDLRGYVADCGWAHAVAHGADAIGALARSRHCDAGVLRALLDVLADRIVKETQYRWVHEEHDRVAHAVMTILHRNMLTSDELERWLKPIAATAAQQPLMHETLPEWPTPNVFNARSVLHVLLSQLAIGVKGFPIPGDDELFGRPIEARADMLLLLTEAVRGSQPYIYRPAK from the coding sequence GTGGAGTCGACGTACTGGCAGGACGTGATGGCCGCGGACTACGCGGTACCGCACGACCGCGCGCTGCCCGACCTCACCGAGGAGCTCGTCCGCGGCCTCGCCAGCACCAACCCGCAGGTGCGGGACGCGCTGGCCTATCCGACGCTGGCCACCTGGCTGGAGCGCGGGGTCTACGACGACCTGCTGCCGGGCTTCGGTGATGGTCTGTGCGCTGGTCTGGCCTACGGGCTCGGTGAGGACGGCACCGACACGGTGTTCCGGCGGTCCTTCACCGCGCTGACGCTGGCGGAGGTGATCCACCGCGACAACGCCGAGTTCCTCGTCCACGACGAGGTGGTGATGCGCTGGGGCGACCGGCTGGCCACCTGGCTGCTGCGCGAGCGCGACCTGCGCGGGTATGTCGCCGACTGCGGCTGGGCGCATGCCGTCGCACACGGCGCCGACGCGATCGGCGCGCTGGCCCGCTCCCGGCACTGCGACGCCGGCGTACTGCGGGCCCTGCTCGACGTGCTGGCCGACCGGATCGTGAAGGAGACGCAGTACCGCTGGGTGCACGAGGAGCACGACCGGGTCGCCCACGCGGTGATGACGATCCTGCACCGCAACATGCTGACCAGCGACGAACTGGAGCGCTGGCTCAAGCCGATCGCCGCGACGGCGGCCCAGCAGCCGCTGATGCACGAGACGCTGCCCGAGTGGCCGACGCCCAACGTGTTCAACGCCCGCAGCGTCCTGCACGTGCTGCTCAGCCAGCTGGCCATCGGCGTCAAGGGCTTCCCGATCCCCGGCGACGACGAACTCTTCGGCCGCCCGATCGAAGCCCGCGCCGACATGCTGCTGCTGCTGACCGAAGCGGTCCGCGGGTCGCAGCCGTACATCTACCGCCCGGCCAAGTAG
- a CDS encoding sensor histidine kinase: MPSLTDVARNHTTLDQADLDRLQLLVSDWQMLADLSFADLVLWLPDTEGLGFWAGAQMRPTTGPTAYLDDIVGSFIPRDRRPLLDQAYDGGRICREGDPEWRDDVPVRVETIPVRRGSRVIAVIARNTNLLGVRTPSRLEIAYLQSATDLARMITDGIFPYGGERLLSTTPRVGDGCIRVDRHGMVTFASPNALSAYRRMGLVTDLVGSRLKDVTGELIHSGQKVDDVLASVLTGRAAQEIEIENSDATLFLRAIPLRADGEHVGALILLRDVTELRSRERELVTKEATIREIHHRVKNNLQTVAALLRMQARRITVPEGQAALAEAVRRVGSIAIVHETLSESFDEHVDFDDVADRVAAMVADVSTVSTQVAINRTGNFGVLDSEIATPLAMVLTELMQNSVEHAFGSRSEEAATGTIELAAQRSVGRLRVVVTDDGKGLPANFDSETSGNLGLSIVRTLVIGELDGLLEFHPNPDGPGTTVVLDFPVKE, from the coding sequence GTGCCGTCCTTGACCGATGTGGCGCGGAACCACACGACGCTGGACCAGGCGGACCTGGACCGGCTGCAGTTGCTGGTGTCCGACTGGCAGATGCTCGCCGACCTGTCCTTCGCCGACCTGGTGCTCTGGCTGCCCGACACCGAGGGCCTCGGCTTCTGGGCCGGGGCGCAGATGCGGCCGACCACCGGGCCGACGGCGTACCTGGACGACATCGTCGGCAGCTTCATTCCGCGCGACCGCCGCCCGCTGCTCGACCAGGCCTACGACGGCGGCCGGATCTGCCGCGAGGGCGATCCGGAGTGGCGCGACGACGTCCCGGTCCGGGTCGAGACCATCCCCGTCCGCCGGGGCAGCCGGGTGATCGCCGTGATCGCCCGCAACACCAACCTGCTCGGTGTCCGGACGCCCAGCCGGCTCGAGATCGCCTATCTGCAGAGCGCGACCGACCTGGCCCGGATGATCACCGACGGCATCTTCCCGTACGGCGGGGAGCGGCTGCTCTCCACCACACCGAGGGTCGGCGACGGCTGCATCCGGGTCGATCGGCACGGCATGGTGACGTTCGCCAGCCCCAACGCGTTGTCCGCCTACCGCCGGATGGGCCTCGTCACCGACCTGGTCGGCAGCCGGCTGAAGGACGTCACGGGTGAGCTGATCCACAGCGGGCAGAAGGTGGACGACGTGCTCGCGTCGGTGCTCACCGGCCGGGCCGCGCAGGAGATCGAGATCGAGAACTCCGACGCGACGCTGTTCCTGCGGGCGATCCCGCTGCGCGCCGACGGCGAGCACGTGGGCGCGCTGATCCTGCTCCGGGACGTGACGGAGCTGCGCAGCAGGGAACGGGAGCTGGTCACCAAGGAGGCGACCATCCGGGAGATTCATCATCGCGTCAAGAACAACTTGCAGACCGTCGCCGCGTTACTGCGAATGCAGGCCCGGCGCATCACAGTGCCCGAAGGTCAGGCGGCGCTGGCCGAAGCCGTCCGCAGGGTGGGATCGATCGCGATCGTGCACGAGACGTTGTCGGAGTCGTTCGACGAGCACGTGGACTTCGACGACGTCGCCGACCGGGTGGCCGCGATGGTCGCCGACGTGTCGACGGTCTCGACCCAGGTGGCGATCAACCGGACCGGCAACTTCGGCGTACTGGACTCCGAGATCGCGACGCCACTGGCGATGGTGCTGACCGAGCTGATGCAGAACTCGGTCGAACACGCCTTCGGCAGCAGGTCGGAGGAAGCTGCCACCGGCACCATCGAGCTGGCCGCCCAACGGTCGGTCGGGCGGTTGCGAGTGGTGGTGACCGATGACGGCAAGGGACTTCCGGCCAACTTCGACTCCGAGACGTCCGGCAATCTGGGCCTGTCGATCGTCCGCACGCTGGTGATCGGCGAACTCGACGGACTGCTCGAATTCCACCCGAACCCAGACGGTCCGGGCACCACGGTCGTTCTCGATTTTCCAGTGAAGGAGTAG
- a CDS encoding WhiB family transcriptional regulator, with protein MDWRHRAICLDEDPELFFPIGNTGPAIMQIEEAKQVCRRCDVREQCLAWALEAGQDHGVWGGLSEDERRALKRRNARARIRTA; from the coding sequence ATGGATTGGCGCCACCGGGCCATTTGCCTCGATGAGGACCCGGAACTATTTTTCCCCATCGGTAACACCGGGCCCGCGATCATGCAGATCGAGGAGGCCAAGCAGGTGTGCCGTCGCTGCGACGTACGTGAGCAGTGCCTGGCCTGGGCACTGGAAGCCGGCCAGGACCACGGTGTCTGGGGCGGTCTGAGTGAGGACGAGCGACGCGCTCTGAAGCGCCGCAACGCCCGCGCTCGCATCCGTACTGCCTGA
- a CDS encoding RNA polymerase sigma factor SigF — protein sequence MTDDRPLGIESQEPDLRTRTATFFAAMGASAPGEPAHTAARDGLVSLHMPLVEHLARRFRNRGEPYDDLVQVATIGLIKAIDRFDSERGVEFSTYATPTILGEIKRYFRDKGWAIRVPRRLQELRLSLTAATAELTQEQGRAPTVGELSERLGLPADLIIEGLESANAYNTLSLDAPDQNEADATTVLDGLGGEDEALESVEYRESLKPLLAQLDHREKRILTLRFFRGMTQSQIADEIGISQMHVSRLLARTLTELRAGLLKE from the coding sequence GTGACCGACGACAGACCCCTGGGCATCGAGTCCCAGGAACCCGACCTACGCACCAGGACGGCCACCTTCTTCGCCGCGATGGGCGCCTCCGCCCCCGGCGAGCCGGCTCACACGGCGGCCCGGGACGGTCTGGTCTCGCTGCACATGCCGCTGGTGGAGCACCTGGCCCGGCGCTTCCGCAACCGCGGTGAGCCCTACGACGACCTGGTCCAGGTCGCCACCATCGGCCTGATCAAGGCGATCGACCGGTTCGACTCCGAGCGCGGCGTGGAGTTCTCGACGTACGCCACGCCGACGATCCTCGGCGAGATCAAGCGGTACTTCCGGGACAAGGGCTGGGCGATCCGGGTTCCCCGCCGGCTCCAGGAGCTGCGGCTGTCGCTGACCGCGGCGACCGCCGAGCTGACCCAGGAGCAGGGCCGTGCCCCGACCGTCGGCGAGCTGTCCGAACGGCTGGGACTGCCGGCCGACCTGATCATCGAGGGCCTGGAGTCCGCGAACGCCTACAACACGCTGTCCCTGGACGCCCCGGACCAGAACGAGGCGGACGCCACCACGGTCCTGGACGGCCTGGGAGGCGAGGACGAGGCGCTGGAGAGCGTGGAGTACCGCGAGTCCCTCAAACCGCTCCTCGCGCAGCTGGACCACCGCGAGAAGCGCATCCTGACTCTTCGCTTCTTCCGGGGGATGACGCAGTCGCAGATCGCCGACGAGATCGGCATCTCCCAGATGCACGTCTCCCGGCTGCTCGCCCGCACCCTCACCGAACTCCGCGCGGGCCTGCTGAAGGAGTAG
- a CDS encoding anti-sigma regulatory factor, giving the protein MSSTGRPAEVRLSIPADSAYIAVPRSVVGNLAARNDFTVDAIDDLRIAVDEACSLLLPQATDGVLDLVFAIAPPQLTISTTATVPSDWKPDTTSFGWTVLTALVESAAAETVDGRLTITVSASATAPEKA; this is encoded by the coding sequence GTGAGCAGCACCGGACGACCCGCCGAGGTCCGCCTCAGCATTCCCGCCGACAGCGCCTACATCGCGGTTCCGCGGTCGGTGGTCGGCAACCTCGCCGCCCGCAACGACTTCACCGTGGACGCGATCGACGACCTGCGGATCGCGGTGGACGAGGCGTGCTCGCTGCTGCTGCCACAGGCCACCGACGGCGTCCTGGACCTGGTTTTCGCGATCGCCCCGCCGCAGCTGACGATCAGCACGACGGCCACCGTGCCGAGCGACTGGAAGCCGGACACCACCTCGTTCGGCTGGACCGTGCTGACCGCGCTGGTGGAGTCCGCCGCGGCCGAGACCGTCGACGGCCGGCTGACCATCACGGTGTCCGCGTCGGCGACCGCGCCGGAGAAGGCGTGA
- a CDS encoding Gfo/Idh/MocA family protein, protein MNPTSSRRTVLGAGLAGVLGAATTTGTASAATTATDQATAAPARRQGQRSMIDVPFPVHQTVRIGLIGLGNRGAGMLSGWAAIPGAVVTAVCDIRADRAKAAADKLVKLGKPRPTEYGGTAAAYKELVRSSDVDLVYIATPWEFHYEQGKAALLGGKHVGVELPIATELKQLWDLVDTSERTRKHLWLMENCSYGRNELAMLKMAHEGLFGEITNGHGGYLHDLRELLFSDTYYTDSWRRKWHTRSTASFYAMHGLAPIAAAMDINRGDRFTTLRATATAPRGLADYRERNIPKTHPSWNEKYVNGDLVTCLIDTAKGRVLRAEHDVSSPRPYSRINSLAGSRGIFEDYVPVGSTGGRVYLEPDHGGHSWRDFAPYRADYDHWLWKKIGDDAENNGGHGGMDYVLQWRIVQQMRAGLVPDIDVYDSAAWCAPVPLSVESLKKDGRPVDVPDFTRGRWSELRLGLDSRETDMPPTS, encoded by the coding sequence GTGAATCCGACCAGTTCACGCCGTACCGTCCTCGGAGCCGGCCTGGCCGGCGTCCTGGGCGCAGCCACCACCACCGGTACTGCGTCCGCCGCCACCACAGCCACTGACCAGGCGACGGCCGCACCGGCCCGCAGACAGGGGCAGCGATCGATGATCGACGTCCCGTTCCCGGTCCACCAGACCGTCCGGATCGGCCTGATCGGCCTGGGCAACCGCGGCGCCGGGATGTTGTCCGGCTGGGCCGCGATCCCGGGCGCGGTCGTCACCGCCGTCTGCGACATCCGGGCCGACCGGGCCAAGGCAGCGGCCGACAAGCTGGTGAAGCTCGGCAAACCACGCCCGACGGAGTACGGCGGCACCGCGGCCGCCTACAAGGAGCTGGTCCGCAGCAGTGACGTGGACCTGGTCTACATCGCCACGCCCTGGGAGTTCCACTACGAGCAGGGCAAGGCGGCTCTGCTAGGCGGCAAGCACGTCGGCGTGGAGCTGCCGATCGCCACGGAGCTCAAGCAGCTCTGGGATCTGGTCGACACCTCGGAGCGAACCCGTAAGCACCTCTGGCTGATGGAGAACTGCAGTTACGGCCGCAACGAGCTGGCGATGCTGAAGATGGCCCACGAAGGGCTGTTCGGTGAGATCACCAACGGGCACGGCGGCTACCTGCACGACTTGCGGGAGCTGCTGTTCAGCGACACCTACTACACCGACTCCTGGCGGCGGAAGTGGCACACCCGCAGCACCGCCAGCTTCTATGCGATGCACGGCCTGGCGCCGATCGCGGCCGCGATGGACATCAACCGCGGCGACCGCTTCACCACTCTGCGGGCGACGGCCACGGCACCGCGCGGCCTGGCCGACTACCGCGAGCGCAACATCCCGAAGACGCATCCGTCGTGGAACGAGAAGTACGTCAACGGCGACCTGGTCACCTGTTTGATCGACACCGCCAAAGGGCGCGTACTGCGGGCCGAGCACGATGTCAGCTCGCCCCGTCCGTACAGCCGGATCAACAGCCTGGCGGGCAGTCGCGGCATCTTCGAGGACTACGTTCCGGTCGGCAGCACCGGTGGGCGGGTCTACCTCGAGCCCGACCACGGGGGTCACTCCTGGCGTGACTTCGCGCCGTACCGGGCCGACTACGACCACTGGCTGTGGAAGAAGATCGGCGACGACGCGGAGAACAACGGCGGCCACGGCGGTATGGACTACGTGCTGCAGTGGCGGATCGTGCAGCAGATGCGGGCGGGCCTGGTGCCCGACATCGACGTGTACGACTCGGCTGCCTGGTGCGCACCGGTCCCGTTGAGCGTGGAGTCGCTGAAGAAGGACGGCCGGCCGGTCGACGTCCCCGACTTCACCCGCGGCCGCTGGTCCGAGCTGCGGCTCGGACTCGACTCCCGCGAGACCGACATGCCTCCCACGAGCTGA